Proteins encoded in a region of the Paenibacillus sp. W2I17 genome:
- a CDS encoding rhodanese-related sulfurtransferase — MCNSAYRVLLYYKFVKIEDPETFTQEHLQYCKDLGVKGRILIASEGINGTVSGTPEQTEQYMKDMHANPLFSDMVFKIDDVEEHAFKKIFVRHKAELVTFRVDEDLDPNVISGKRLSPKEFHEHLQRDDVIVIDGRNDYEYEIGHFRGAIRPDVESFREFPEWIRENLGDMKDKTIITYCTGGIRCEKLTGFMINEGFQDVAQLDGGIVTYGKDPEVQGHLFDGKCYVFDERISVPINRTEEDIVIASCYHCGTTHDRYINCPTCNLQHVSCEDCEETHNRFCSDACREAAPVHA; from the coding sequence ATGTGTAACAGCGCGTACCGCGTGCTTTTATATTATAAGTTCGTGAAGATTGAAGATCCTGAGACGTTTACACAAGAGCATCTGCAATACTGCAAGGACCTCGGTGTGAAAGGCCGTATTCTGATCGCATCCGAAGGCATTAACGGCACGGTATCCGGAACGCCTGAACAGACAGAGCAGTACATGAAAGACATGCATGCCAACCCGCTGTTCAGCGATATGGTGTTCAAGATTGATGATGTGGAAGAGCATGCGTTCAAAAAAATCTTTGTTCGTCACAAAGCAGAGCTGGTTACGTTCCGCGTGGATGAAGACCTTGATCCAAATGTGATTAGTGGCAAACGCCTTTCACCGAAAGAGTTCCATGAACATCTGCAACGTGATGACGTCATCGTTATCGATGGTCGCAATGATTATGAATATGAAATTGGTCACTTCCGCGGGGCCATTCGTCCAGATGTCGAGTCGTTCCGTGAGTTTCCGGAGTGGATCCGCGAGAACCTGGGTGACATGAAGGACAAAACGATTATTACCTATTGCACTGGCGGCATTCGCTGCGAGAAGCTGACTGGCTTCATGATCAATGAAGGATTCCAGGATGTAGCTCAATTGGACGGCGGTATTGTCACGTACGGTAAAGATCCTGAAGTACAAGGCCATCTGTTCGATGGCAAGTGTTACGTGTTTGACGAGCGGATCTCTGTACCGATCAACCGGACAGAAGAAGATATCGTCATTGCCAGCTGTTATCACTGTGGAACGACACATGACCGATATATTAATTGTCCAACCTGCAACCTGCAGCATGTAAGCTGTGAGGATTGCGAAGAGACGCATAACCGCTTTTGCTCGGATGCCTGCCGGGAGGCAGCACCGGTACACGCATAA
- a CDS encoding metalloregulator ArsR/SmtB family transcription factor, protein MLIVKREEERTTRERILFMLKQQGTLTAREMTADLGLTGMAIRRHLTALEQDGWIEVREARATAGRPSSVYQLTVRGDSFFPKSYSSLTLELLEELSDSAGSGVVDALFESRRDKLLRSGLPQMEGQDLAGRVEELARIQNTNGYMADASREDDGTYVITEMNCPIVQVASVYKQACRCELELFRSLLQAEVERTECYADGGKRCKYEIREASGN, encoded by the coding sequence GTGCTGATCGTGAAGCGCGAAGAGGAACGAACGACGCGTGAACGGATTTTGTTCATGTTGAAGCAGCAAGGTACATTGACCGCCAGGGAAATGACAGCTGATCTGGGTCTGACCGGCATGGCCATTCGCCGTCATCTGACGGCACTGGAGCAGGACGGCTGGATCGAGGTTCGGGAGGCCCGGGCTACGGCCGGACGTCCGTCCTCGGTGTACCAATTGACGGTACGCGGGGACAGCTTTTTTCCAAAATCATATTCCTCCCTTACGCTGGAACTGCTTGAAGAATTGTCTGACTCAGCCGGGAGCGGTGTGGTAGATGCATTGTTCGAGAGTCGCCGGGACAAGCTGCTTCGCAGCGGATTGCCACAGATGGAGGGCCAGGATCTGGCCGGACGGGTGGAGGAACTCGCGCGAATCCAGAATACCAACGGATATATGGCGGATGCGTCCAGAGAAGACGATGGAACCTACGTCATTACGGAAATGAACTGCCCGATTGTACAAGTTGCAAGTGTCTACAAGCAGGCTTGCCGCTGTGAACTGGAACTGTTTCGCTCGCTGCTTCAAGCTGAGGTAGAGCGTACCGAATGTTACGCCGATGGCGGCAAAAGGTGCAAGTATGAGATTCGCGAAGCGTCGGGGAATTAA
- a CDS encoding HAMP domain-containing sensor histidine kinase, producing the protein MRVSIKLKFSVFLAALLILTVVVLSSLVLRGIERNQQSQIEGILSQQTRLVNLNVRQSYYTESVHLDQDVFLQRNGRRLAQELANSTGLPIALYNMTGQQVGASFASGESELVQETLDYALQNKIAYHEQGDTLLYAAPLDGPDGQMGAVWIQYPVQSYHEFYTRILQLFTWAGITVVALSFMLGYLFYNRFAVAITRLKKSADSIREGNYITESPLKRKDELGELGQGIYYMSTSIQQNITAMIAEQQKLQLAIEKLQALEQQQKQYIGNISHEFKTPLTSIKAYVELLDMYKDDPQLLEDATSNIGKETERLYEMVEKVLHLSALEKYDFENQAVDVEVSALLEDACGRMRGKAEKFALNMELDLEPAVIRSDRESLMHIFINMLDNAIKYNVPDGVIRVKSELRMQERQAIIRIYNSGTPIPAEAQEKIFEPFYTVNKDRARKTGGTGLGLSLVKQFVEKQGGTITLLSGDPEDGEGVTFQLMFPLADSSLQVRNKSE; encoded by the coding sequence ATGAGAGTCAGCATCAAGCTGAAGTTCAGTGTTTTTCTGGCAGCCTTGCTTATCCTGACCGTGGTGGTGCTTAGTTCACTGGTCCTGCGCGGTATTGAACGCAATCAGCAGTCACAGATTGAAGGTATTCTATCACAGCAGACACGGCTGGTGAATCTGAATGTGCGACAGTCTTACTACACCGAGTCCGTTCATCTCGATCAGGACGTTTTTTTACAGCGAAACGGCCGCAGGCTGGCACAGGAACTGGCCAACTCTACCGGATTGCCAATAGCACTCTATAACATGACAGGTCAGCAGGTGGGAGCATCCTTCGCCTCCGGTGAGAGTGAACTCGTTCAGGAAACGTTAGACTATGCGCTGCAAAATAAAATTGCCTATCATGAACAAGGGGACACCCTGCTCTACGCTGCACCATTGGACGGTCCGGATGGGCAGATGGGTGCCGTGTGGATACAGTATCCGGTCCAGAGTTACCATGAATTCTATACTCGCATCCTTCAATTGTTCACATGGGCAGGAATTACCGTTGTTGCGCTGAGCTTCATGTTAGGTTATCTGTTCTACAATCGCTTTGCCGTTGCGATTACCCGGCTGAAAAAGTCTGCAGATTCCATTCGCGAAGGGAATTACATTACGGAGTCTCCTTTAAAGCGCAAGGATGAGTTGGGGGAGCTGGGGCAGGGCATCTATTATATGAGTACATCCATTCAGCAAAATATCACAGCCATGATTGCGGAGCAGCAGAAGCTGCAACTGGCGATTGAGAAACTTCAGGCGCTGGAACAGCAGCAGAAACAATACATCGGTAACATCAGCCATGAGTTCAAGACACCGCTGACATCGATCAAAGCTTATGTGGAGCTACTCGACATGTATAAGGATGATCCGCAACTGCTGGAGGATGCCACGAGTAACATTGGCAAAGAAACAGAGCGGCTGTACGAGATGGTGGAGAAAGTACTCCATTTATCTGCCCTGGAGAAGTATGACTTCGAGAACCAGGCCGTAGATGTAGAGGTCAGCGCTCTGCTGGAGGATGCCTGTGGCCGGATGCGTGGGAAAGCGGAGAAGTTTGCGCTGAACATGGAACTGGATCTTGAACCGGCGGTGATCCGTAGCGATCGGGAGAGTCTTATGCATATTTTCATCAACATGCTGGATAATGCCATCAAATATAACGTTCCGGATGGTGTGATCCGGGTGAAGAGTGAACTGCGGATGCAGGAGCGTCAAGCGATCATTCGCATCTATAACTCGGGTACGCCGATTCCTGCAGAGGCGCAGGAGAAGATTTTTGAACCCTTTTACACCGTAAACAAAGACAGAGCCAGAAAAACCGGCGGAACCGGACTGGGGCTATCTCTCGTGAAGCAGTTTGTTGAAAAACAGGGCGGTACAATCACCCTGCTGTCGGGTGATCCAGAAGATGGGGAAGGTGTGACATTCCAGCTCATGTTCCCTTTGGCTGATTCAAGTTTACAAGTTCGAAACAAGTCTGAATAA